Genomic segment of Streptomyces sp. NBC_01210:
CGCCCCGACGTCGCGGCAGCTCAGGTACCGGGTGGCGATCTCGGCGTCCGGGTAACGGCGGCGCAGTTCCCGTACGGCGGCAGTGATCACCAGGTCTTCAACGTAGCCGATGGCGATTCGTTCGGTCTCGGCTTGTTCACGCACGGCCAGCTCGGCCTGGCGGGCGGCCTGCAGCAGGGCTTGGGCACGGGGGAGGAACCTCTGGCCGGCCGGAGTGAGCCGGGTGCCCTGGGGTACGCGGTCCAGCAGTCGTGCGCCGAGATACTTCTCGAGCCGTTGGATCTGGCGGCTCAGCGCCGGCTGGGCCACGTGCAAGTCGGCGGCGGCCCGGCCGAAGTGCTGGTGCGCCGCCACCACGGTGAAGTAGCGCACCAGCCGCAGTTCCAGGTCCTGTCCGAGATCGTTCACCCTTCCAGCGTAGGCGTCATGCCGTTTCGGAATGATTAGGTTGCCGAACCGGTCTTGGACGGCCATGCCGTCCTGGGCCTTGACTGAAGGAGCAACGTTTCCCCAAGAAAGCGACAGGCGCGATGAAGGCGATCCAGTTCCACGAAGCCGGCGGGCCGGAAGTTTTGCAGTACGACGAGGTGCCGGTTCCCGAGATCGGCCCGGGCGAGGTGCTCGTCCGGGTGCACGCGGCGGGCATCAATCCGCCGGACTGGTACCTGCGTGAGGGGATGAAGGTCATGCCGGCCGAGGTGAGGCCGGCGCTGGAGTTCCCCCTGATCCCCGGAACGGACATGTCGGGCGTGGTCCAGGCGGTCGCTCCGGACGTGCTGGGGTTCGCCGTCGGTGACGAGGTCTTCGGCATGCTGCGGTTCCCCGGATTCGACGGCCGGACATACGCCGAGTACGTGGCCGCGCCGGCTTCGGACCTGGCTCACAAGCCGGCCGGTATCGACCACGTGCAGGCGGCTGGGGCGCCGATGGCCGTGCTTACGGCCTGGCAGTACCTGGTTGATCTCGGCCACGACGTGCCGTCTCCTTTCACCGGCCAGGTGCACCAGCCGGTGCCGATCACGCCAGGGATGACCGTGCTGGTCAACGGGGCCGCCGGTGGAGTGGGCCACTTCGCGGTGCAGCTGGCGAAATGGAAGGGGGCACACGTAATCGCGGTGGCCTCGGGCCGGCACGAGCAGTTCCTGCGCAAGCTCGGCGCCGATGAGTTCATCGACTACACCAGGACGCAGGCCGCGGACGTGGTCAGCGGTGTCGACCTGGTGATCGACACCGTCGGTGGCCCGGACAGCTCACGCTTCCTGACCGTGCTCAAGCGCGGCGGCACCATGCTTCCGGTGTTCTTCGCCCAGTACGACCCGGAAGAGACGGCGAGTCTGGGCATCACAGTCTCGAACATTCAGGTGCGTTCCAACGGCCCCCAGCTCGCCGAGATCGGGCGCCTGCTCGACGAGGGCAAGCTCCAGGTCGGGGTGGACAGCACCTACCCGCTGCCCGAGGCGGGCAGCGCACACACGCGAGCCGCGCAGGGCCACCTCCAAGGCAAGATCGTGCTGACGGTGGTCTCGTGATCGCCGAACTCCAGCAGGCGGTGGCGAACTACGCCCACGCCCTGGACGAGCTGAATGTGCCCGAGCTGGAAGCGGTCCTGACCGAAGACACCACCTGGACCTTCACGATGCCCGGACAGGGAGTGCTCGGCCCGGTCGCCGGACGCGCGGCGGTTCTCGACTCTATCCGTGACGGGTACACGGCCCAGACCGGAAGGGTGCGGCACCACCTGGGCAATGTCGTGGTCACGACGACGGACGCCGCCACCGCTGAGGTGCGGGCCTATCTGGTGCAGACGAGGAACACCGGCGAGAGCATCCAGATGATCTCGACCTGGGTCTACACGTTCGGCCTGTGCCGGTCCGACGGTGGGTGGCGGATCGCCGAGCTCACCCTGACGCTGGACAACGCCTTTTAGGGCGCGGCTAGGTGTATTGACCTGCAGCGGCGCGGTCGCTCGGCACGTCGCCGAACGCGGCGGCGATCTGCTTCAACGTCAGCAGCCAGGAGACCGTCAAGACGTTCGTGTCCTGCATTCTCGGCAAACTCGGGATTCGCGACCGCGTTCAGGTTGGTCGTGTATGCCTACCGCCGGGGTCTGGTGATCTGATGCGGGTCAATGCGGGTCCGCACAGCGGCCGGCCGTGCGGCATCAAGGTGGTCGCGTGGACGTATGGGTGAAGCGGCCGGACGGCGCCGACTACGACGCTCGGCACATGGCCAGCGCGGTTCGCGCCAGCCCGCGCAGCCAGGCGTGGGCGTGGTCGGTGTCGTAGCGCTGATGCCACGACAGGTATATCGGTGCCGACGGCAGTTCGAGCGGGAGGGGGAGTACGACCAGGCCGAGGTCGGCGACCGCTGACCGCGTGGTGGCTTCGGGGACGCTGATCAGGAGATCGGAGCCGCGCGCGAACTCCAGCGCGGCCGCTTCCGTGGGCGCGGTCGCCACCACGCGGCGGGTGAGGCCGAGCCGCGCGAGGGCGTCGTCGAGGGCATTGCTGAGGTTTCCACGTCGCGAGACGGTCACGTGCTCAGCGGCGGCGTACCGCTTTGCGGTGACGGTCCTGACGCGGGTGAGGGGGTGCCCCTGCCTCACGACGATGACGAGGCGGGTCTCGCCTACGTTCTCGGCACGGGTGTCCGGTGCGCTCGGGCGGTTGGCGTTCGCCTCCAGGTCGACTTCGCCGCGCCGCAACTCGGGGGTGTCGCTGCTCGATTCCGGGACGAAGCGCAATCGCACGCCCGGCGCCTGTCCGCGCACGGCCGCGAGCAGTGCGGGGCCGCTCAAGGCGACCAGGGAATCGTGCCAGCGGAGTGTGAAAGTGCGCTCCAACGTTGCCAGATCGAGTTCACGGCTCGGTGCCAGCACCCCCTGGACCTGGTGCAGCAGCTCGTGCACCTGTTCCCGGACGGCGATCGCATACGGCGTCGGGGTCATCGTGCGGCCGGTGCGCACCAGGATCTGATCCCCGGTCGTGCGCCGGATTCGGCCCAGACTCCGGCTCATCGCGGGGGCGGTGACGCGCAGGCGCGCGGCAGCCCCGGCCACACTTCCCTCCTCCAGCAGCGCGTCGAGCGCGGTGAGCAGGTTCAAATCCAATTGCATGTGAGTAATCCTAGCCGTGCTTGACATGCATTTGATGTTAATTAAAGGGCTGTATACCTTCGAGACGAGGGCGCAAGACGGAACGCACAGCTTGGCCCGACCGGCCTCATCACCCCTCCTCACACGGGAGTACCACCATGTCCGAAACGCCTCAGACCACTGACGTCGCCGCCTCCGACGCCGACCTGCTCGGCCAGACCGCGATCGCCGTGCGCGCGGCCGGTTCGGCGCTGCGCGAGCGCTTCGGCGAGGTGGTCCGCTACCAGACCCGCGAAGAGCTGATGCGCGCGCTCGCCGCCAACGACGACACGGCCCTCGACATCCTGCGCCCCCGCCTCACGCGCCTGCGCCCGGACGCCGGCTGGGTGGAGGACGAACTGGACGGCGGGGCGCTGCCGCCCGGCGAATGGTGGGTCGTGGATCCGGCCGAAGGCAACGTCAACCACCTGCACGCCCTGCCGGATTGGGCGGTGACCGCCACCCTCGTGCGTGAGAACCAGCCGGTGCTCACCGCGGTCCACCTGCCGTTGACCGGCGAGACCTACACCGCGCTCACCGGCGCGGGCGCCCACCTCGACGGCCGGCCGCTGCGCGTCTCCCAGACCGCGGACCTCGGCCTGAGCATCGTGGCCACCAGCCAGGCCCGGCCGGACGAGGACGAGAAGGTCGTGCGGCGCGTCGGCTCCTCGATCACCGCGATGCTTTTCGACGCGCTCGTCGTCCGCACCGCCGTGCCCGCGACCCTGCACCTGCTGAACGTGGCCGCCGGCCGGATCGACGCCTTCTGGCAGTTCGCCGGCGCCCGCGCGGACCTGCTGCCCGGGGCGCTGCTCGTCACCGAGGCCGGCGGACAGATCTCCGACGCCGAGGGCCGCCCCTGGACCCCGCAGAGCGAGAGCTTCCTGGCCGCCGCGCCCGGCGTCCACGCCGAGGCCGTCGCCACGCTCTCACGCTGACCGCGCACCACAACCTGCACGCACGGAAGGACCAGATCATCATGACCACGATCGCAGTTCTCGGAAACGGCCGCGTCGGCGGCAACCTGGCCACAGCCCTCACGCGGACAGGACATGAGGTGACCGTGGCAGACCGCGCGCCGGGCGCCGCCGCCGACGCTGCCCGGACAGCCCAGATCGTCATCAACGCCACCCCGGGCGCCGGCTCGCTGGACCGGCTCGTCGCCCTGCGCGAGGAACTGCGCGACAAGATCCTCGTCGACGTCTCCAACGCCACCGTCGACGGACCGGACGGACTGCCCGCCGACCTGATCTACCCCGGCTCAAGCCTCGCCGAACAACTCCAGGAAGCGCTCCCCGAAACGCGCGTCGTCAAGACACTCAACACCATGCTCTTCCCGGTGATGACCGCACCAGCCACTCTCACCCAGGCGCCCGACGCCTTCCTCTCCGGCGAGGACCCGCAGGCCAAGCAGACCGTCCGTGAACTGCTCATCAACCTCGGCTGGCGCAAGGAGTGGATCACTGATCTCGGCGGGATCCAGACCGCCCGCGCCACGGAGGCCGCGATACTGTTCGTACCGCATGCGATTCGGTCCAGCGGATTCGCGCCCTTCGCGATCTCGATCGCCCGCTGATCCGGACACAGTGCACCGCCGGGGCACGGCATGGCGCAGACGAAGTTCGACAAGCAGGTGGAAGAGACCGCCGAATCCCTCGCGTTCGGTATCGGCCGGTTCCTGGCCGGGCGCCCCATGGACGGGGTGAAGCGGACCGACGTGACGTTCTGGCCTCGGGTACCCGGGTCTTGGCGAAGGTCGAAGGTCGAAGGCCGCGTGGGGCGTTCCTCCTACCGGGCCGGATGGCAGCGCCTGGCCTTCCGGATCACCTGGCTCGCAGCGGCGGGGGAGGGCGCCTACCTGGTCGGCAGGCACCCGGACACCAGCTGGCAGATGGCCCAGGATCAGTGGGAGAACCGGGACCGGGCCCTCGCCGCGCTGGAGACCGGCGGCATCGGTGCGGCCTCCGCGTTGACCGTCGGCGGTGTCACGTACGGGCTGCTGACCCGCAAGCGCCGGGAGCTGATGAGTGAGTGGGTCTTCCCGCTGCATGAGGCGCTCACGCTGCCGCTCAGGCTGCCGGAGCAGACCGACCCGCGCCGCTACCTCCACATCCCGAAGAACTCTCCGACGACTCCGCGGAGATACGCGTCGACGTGCCGGGGCGCCTGGACTTCTCCAAGGACCTGATCGCCGACCTCATCACGCAGAAGCTCGCACTGGAGGGCGTGACGTTCTCCTGGCACGTGGCCGGCCGCGAGACATACGTGATGGTGAAGAAGACCCGCAAGCCCCCGGCGAAGGCCCTGCTGAAGGACCCTAAGATCCGGGAGATGATGGCCAAGGCCAAGGAGTCCGCACCCGTCATCGGCGTCGGATCCGGCGGCAAGGCGGTCTCCGTCGACCTGGACGCCGACTCCCCGCACGTCCTGATCTCCGCAGGCACCGGCGGCGGCAAGTCGACCATCCTGCGTACCATCACCTGCCAGTCTGGCGTCACGTTCTTGATCTTGCCCGGGCAGAGGGCGCTTCTGGGAATCGTGCTGCGTCGGGGGTTCGGCGCGCGCGGAGGCCGACGTCGGAGTGCGGAGTTCGCCGAGGAACCTCCAGTTGGCGCTGCCGAATCGTCAGGGCCGGATGGGGAGGTTGGCCTCCCATCCGTCGAGGAGTCGTTCGAGTCCCAGTTGGAAACCGCGCTCGGCGCTGTCGGCCGCGTGGGGAAGTTCGGCATCACGAATGACCCGGGCGAGGAGTGGATGGCGCCCGGCCCTGACGACTTTGTCGAGGTAGGGCGCGTGGGCGTCCATCCATTCCTGGATGCCGATTCCGGAGCGTCGGACGGCTTCCTGCTGGGCGAGCTCGCCGATGGCGTAGCCGCGGACGAAGGCATGCAGCGTATCGACGACGGTGATCATGACGTCGATGTCGAAGCCGAGGGGATCGAGGGCGGCGAGTGCGTGTTCGGTGGCATCGAGGGAGTTCGGTCCAAGTGATGGGCGCCCTGCCGCGAGGGAGGTCATCCAGGGATGCCGGTGGATGGTGGCCCGGGAGCGATAGGCCAGTGTCCGCAAGTCGCCGCGCCAGTCGCCGGTGGGGGCAGGCGGGCCGCCGTCTTCGGCCGCTACGGCGTCGAGCATGAGATCGAGCAGGTCGTCTTTGGATGCCAGGTAGCGGTAGAGCGAGGCTGTGCCCGTTCCCAGTTCCTTGGCGACGCGCCGCATGGACAGTGCCTCGATGCCCTCGGCGTCGGCGATCGCGATGGCGGCGGCGGTGATCTCCGCCCGGGTGCGTGAGGGTGCGGGGCCTTTCGCGGCCCGCTGCGGCCGGTTCCAGATCACCGTGTGAGCGTCGTCCATCGGTTTTCCTCCTCACTACTGCGCTCGCTGTTCGCAGTAGTGCTATTCGTGGCACCATTACTGCGAACACTGTACCCGAGTAGAGCGTGTCCAGCTGAAAGGGAAACCACCATGACCACTCCCGTCACGATCATCGGCGCCGGGCTCGGCGGCCTGACCCTCGCCCGGGTCCTGCACCTGCACGGCATCCCCGCGACCATCTACGAAGCCGAGACATCGGCGGACGCCCGCACGCAGGGCGGTCAGCTCGACATCCACGAGTACAACGGGCAGCTCGCCCTCGAAGCGGCCGGACTCACCGACGAGTTCCGCGCGATCATCCACGAAGGCGGCGAGGCCGTGCGCGTGCTCGACCAGCACGGCGCGGTCCTGCTTGACCAGCCCGACGACGGCACGGGCGGGCGCCCCGAGGTGCTCCGTGGAGACCTGCGTCGGATCCTGATCAATTCGCTGCCCGGCGAGATGATCCAGTGGGGACACAAGATCACCAGTGTCCGCCCCCTCGGAGACGGAAGGCACGAGCTGACGTTCGCCGACGGGCCGACCGTGACGACCGGCCTCCTCGTCGGCGCGGACGGCGCCTGGTCGAGGGTCCGGCCGCTGCTCTCCGACGCGAAGCCCGAGTACGTCGGCACGTCGTTCATCGAGACCTACCTGTACGACGCCGACCAACGCCACCCCGCAGCGGCCAAGGCCGTCGGCGACGGTTCCCTGTTCGCCGTCACGACTGGCAAGGGGATCCTCGGCCATCGAGAGGCCGACGCCGTTCTGCACGCTTACGTCGCGCTCAATAAACCGCAGGAATGGATCGCCGCCATCCTCGCCAGTCCCGAAACGGCGGCGGCCCAGGTCGCGGCAGAATTCACCGGATGGGCGCCTGAACTCACCGCACTCATCACTGACGGGGAAACCGCCCTCGCCCCGCGCCCGATCAGCGCCCTGCCGATCGGCCACCGCTGGGACCGCGTTCCCGGAGTGACGCTGCTGGGCGACGCCGCCCACCTCATGTCACCGTTCGCCGGGGAGGGCGCCAACCTCGCCATGCTCGACGGCGCCGAACTCGGCAAAGCCATCGCCGCACATCCCGACGACATCGAAGCCGCGCTTGCAGAGTACGAGGAGGCTCTCTTCGCCCGCAGTGCCCAGTTCGCCGCCGAATCCGACAAGAATCACCAGCTCATCTTCGGCGGCAACGCCCCCGCCGGCCTGCTCGACCTGCTCACCGGCCAGGAACCGACCGAGTGAGCGAGACGCCATGAAAGAGCAGCGCTGTGGTCAGCATCCACAAGCCGAAGGTACTCAGCTCCCTCCACCGCCAGCTTTTGGGCGACGACGGCGGCTTCGGGCACCTGACTCGGCATGCGGGGCCAGTGCGCGCGGTCCCGCGCATCGACTCCGACGAGCCACGACCTCAAGGCGGCGCAGCCGCGGGTAAATGGTGTCTGCTCCGCGCACGCCCGAACGGCTGCTGGATTGGCGATCCTCCGCACACTGGTCCTTCGAGCCCCAGCCCTGCAGGCACTGCGGCAGGCCGACGAACCTCCTCGACGACCAGGGCGACCCCTTCCACAAGGTCTGCGCTGAAGCGATCTGCGGGCAATGAACCCACCGCGTATGCCCTGTAAGTGGAGGCGCTCGGCTCGTTCACCGGCGAGTTGAAGGAGCCCGCTGCCTCGCTCCGCGCTGCCCGCCTCCTTGCCCCGCCCCCGAGCTCTGGGCGTGCCCGACGGTCTCGAGGAAGGACGTGGCGTCCCGTTGCAACTCGCCCGGCAGGTCGGTCAGTCGGGACACGACTGTCCCGAGCTCGCGGGCGAGGTCGGGAAAAATCGACCAGGAGCCGGGGTCCCTGGTCGTCACTGCGGACAGCAGGTCGCCTTCGTAGAACTTGCCTTCCGCCTTCGGGTTGTCGAGCAGTGCCTCAACGGCGAGCGGCAGGAGGAACGACAGCCCCACGTTCTGCACGATCAGTGTCCGCAAGGTCTTCGATGGTCAGCGTGCCGATCGGCTTGCGGCGCAGAGCGTGCACCCTCTCCACGAGACTGGTCGTGGGGCCTGGGGCGGGCCAGAGGGAGTCCTCAAGGTCCTCGAGCGTGCGGTCGCGGTGCAGGAGTCGGTTCACCCGGGTGATTGTCGCACCGCCACGATCGCGCACGGCAGCGCCGACGTCTGGGGCCGTGCGGTCGGCCCAGCCCCAGAACCCGACGGCGACGTAGTCGGGGTCACCAATGTGCCGGGGGTGGTCCATGTCCCGACGGAGCGTGGGCTCGAGTTCTTCGGCGACGGTGGCGACGGTGGAGCGTTCGGTGACGACAGCGCGGGCGTGGACCGGGTCGTGGGCCGGCGCCTGGTGGATGGTGTGCTGGTCGTAGGGGGCGCGGTAGGGCAGGTGGATGCGGGTGGAAGTCGCCGTGCTTGTCGAGGGCCGTCACCGTCACGCCGGCCCGGGCCAGCGCCAGGCCGAGGGCCATACCGGCGGGCCGCCGCCCACCACGCAGCACGATCGCGTCGCCTCTCCTGCGGTGAAATCCCGGGATCTACACACTGGTATATATAGCATCAAACTTGGCAAGTCCGACGTACATGATCGCAACCTACTTCCGGGGCATGAGACGTACTACGGGAGGCAT
This window contains:
- a CDS encoding 3'(2'),5'-bisphosphate nucleotidase CysQ, translated to MSETPQTTDVAASDADLLGQTAIAVRAAGSALRERFGEVVRYQTREELMRALAANDDTALDILRPRLTRLRPDAGWVEDELDGGALPPGEWWVVDPAEGNVNHLHALPDWAVTATLVRENQPVLTAVHLPLTGETYTALTGAGAHLDGRPLRVSQTADLGLSIVATSQARPDEDEKVVRRVGSSITAMLFDALVVRTAVPATLHLLNVAAGRIDAFWQFAGARADLLPGALLVTEAGGQISDAEGRPWTPQSESFLAAAPGVHAEAVATLSR
- a CDS encoding NADP-dependent oxidoreductase, whose amino-acid sequence is MKAIQFHEAGGPEVLQYDEVPVPEIGPGEVLVRVHAAGINPPDWYLREGMKVMPAEVRPALEFPLIPGTDMSGVVQAVAPDVLGFAVGDEVFGMLRFPGFDGRTYAEYVAAPASDLAHKPAGIDHVQAAGAPMAVLTAWQYLVDLGHDVPSPFTGQVHQPVPITPGMTVLVNGAAGGVGHFAVQLAKWKGAHVIAVASGRHEQFLRKLGADEFIDYTRTQAADVVSGVDLVIDTVGGPDSSRFLTVLKRGGTMLPVFFAQYDPEETASLGITVSNIQVRSNGPQLAEIGRLLDEGKLQVGVDSTYPLPEAGSAHTRAAQGHLQGKIVLTVVS
- a CDS encoding nuclear transport factor 2 family protein; its protein translation is MIAELQQAVANYAHALDELNVPELEAVLTEDTTWTFTMPGQGVLGPVAGRAAVLDSIRDGYTAQTGRVRHHLGNVVVTTTDAATAEVRAYLVQTRNTGESIQMISTWVYTFGLCRSDGGWRIAELTLTLDNAF
- a CDS encoding NADPH-dependent F420 reductase, with protein sequence MTTIAVLGNGRVGGNLATALTRTGHEVTVADRAPGAAADAARTAQIVINATPGAGSLDRLVALREELRDKILVDVSNATVDGPDGLPADLIYPGSSLAEQLQEALPETRVVKTLNTMLFPVMTAPATLTQAPDAFLSGEDPQAKQTVRELLINLGWRKEWITDLGGIQTARATEAAILFVPHAIRSSGFAPFAISIAR
- a CDS encoding contact-dependent growth inhibition system immunity protein; translated protein: MRTLIVQNVGLSFLLPLAVEALLDNPKAEGKFYEGDLLSAVTTRDPGSWSIFPDLARELGTVVSRLTDLPGELQRDATSFLETVGHAQSSGAGQGGGQRGARQRAPSTRR
- a CDS encoding LysR family transcriptional regulator, whose protein sequence is MQLDLNLLTALDALLEEGSVAGAAARLRVTAPAMSRSLGRIRRTTGDQILVRTGRTMTPTPYAIAVREQVHELLHQVQGVLAPSRELDLATLERTFTLRWHDSLVALSGPALLAAVRGQAPGVRLRFVPESSSDTPELRRGEVDLEANANRPSAPDTRAENVGETRLVIVVRQGHPLTRVRTVTAKRYAAAEHVTVSRRGNLSNALDDALARLGLTRRVVATAPTEAAALEFARGSDLLISVPEATTRSAVADLGLVVLPLPLELPSAPIYLSWHQRYDTDHAHAWLRGLARTALAMCRAS
- a CDS encoding FAD-dependent oxidoreductase; the protein is MTTPVTIIGAGLGGLTLARVLHLHGIPATIYEAETSADARTQGGQLDIHEYNGQLALEAAGLTDEFRAIIHEGGEAVRVLDQHGAVLLDQPDDGTGGRPEVLRGDLRRILINSLPGEMIQWGHKITSVRPLGDGRHELTFADGPTVTTGLLVGADGAWSRVRPLLSDAKPEYVGTSFIETYLYDADQRHPAAAKAVGDGSLFAVTTGKGILGHREADAVLHAYVALNKPQEWIAAILASPETAAAQVAAEFTGWAPELTALITDGETALAPRPISALPIGHRWDRVPGVTLLGDAAHLMSPFAGEGANLAMLDGAELGKAIAAHPDDIEAALAEYEEALFARSAQFAAESDKNHQLIFGGNAPAGLLDLLTGQEPTE
- a CDS encoding TetR/AcrR family transcriptional regulator C-terminal domain-containing protein; its protein translation is MDDAHTVIWNRPQRAAKGPAPSRTRAEITAAAIAIADAEGIEALSMRRVAKELGTGTASLYRYLASKDDLLDLMLDAVAAEDGGPPAPTGDWRGDLRTLAYRSRATIHRHPWMTSLAAGRPSLGPNSLDATEHALAALDPLGFDIDVMITVVDTLHAFVRGYAIGELAQQEAVRRSGIGIQEWMDAHAPYLDKVVRAGRHPLLARVIRDAELPHAADSAERGFQLGLERLLDGWEANLPIRP